ACCGGGGAGCCAAGGGCGTAAACCTGCAGCCTTTTGCCTACCGCATGCACGCCCACGACAAACGCTTCTACCCGCTGTACGCGAAGTGTCAGGAACTCGGGCTGCCGGTTACCATCCACACTTCCATCAATTTCAGCAACGACCGGAGTATCGACTACGGGCGGCCACTGTATCTCTGCGAGATTGCCTGCGACTTCCCCGGCCTCGCGATCGTCGCGAACCACGGAGGCTGGCCCTGGGTGACCGAGATGGTAGCGGTGGCCTGGAAACACTCGAACGTGTACGTCGAGATCGGGGCGGTGTCCCCGAAGTACATCGGGACACCGGGGACGGGTTGGGAGCCGCTGCTCCTCTACGGCAACCGGTCCTTGCTCGAGGACAGGATTCTCTTTGCGACAGACAGCATGCTGCCCTTCCGACGAGTAATCGAAGAGGTGAGAGAGCTGCCGCTCAAGGACGAGACGAAGATGAAGTGGTTGGGGCTCAACGCGGCCCGTCTGCTGAAGCTGGAGGTAAGCGGATGAGCCTGGCGAGCGCGCCGCCCCTGCATGGAGTCAAGGTCATCGAGATGGCGAGTTGGATGATGGCCCCCTCCGCCGCCGCAATACTCGCGGCGTATGGGGCCGACGTAGTGAAGGTGGAGCCGGCCGGGGGCGCCGATGCCTCGCGCGGCAACAGGCCGGTCGGGAGCGCCGGTCCGCAGATTGACCTGAGCTTTGAGGCCTTCAACGGCGGCAAGAGAGCGATCCAGTTGAACATCGGGTCTCAAGCCGGGCGAGGGGTGCTCCACCGCATCCTCGAGAAGTCAGATGTATTCATCACCAACGTGAGGCTTTCCTCGCTTGAGAAGTACGGCCTCGATCCCGATTCACTTTTGGGCCGCTTCCCAGCACTGATATACGCCCTCGCGACCGGTTATGGCCCGAAGGGTCCGGATCGTGACCGGCCCGCCTTTGACGAGCTGGCTTACTGGGCCCGAGGTGGCATTGCCGAGGCGCTGGCAACTGATGATGGGCCACCGGTCCAGCTGTCTGGTGCGATGGGGGACCTCCCGAGCGGCACCGCTCTGGTTGCCGGGATCATGATGGCCCTCTTTCGGCGCGAGCGAGAAGGAGTCGGAGGAGTGGTAGATGTGTCCCTGTACGGTGCGGGCCTCTGGGCAAACGCTCTGCGCTTGCAGCGGGCACTGCACGCCGGGGAGGGTCCGCTGAGGGGACGAAGCCGGCTCTACCGCGGCAACCCCCTCTATACGATTTACCGATGCCGCGACGGCAAGTGGATTCAGTTCGCGATGTTCCAGGCCGGGCGCTTCTGGCCACTAGTTTGTCGGGCCATCGACCGACCGGACCTCACCGAGGACGAGCGTTTCTCGACTCCTCAGAGCCTTCTTTCGAACAGCATTGCCGCAATCCAAGAACTTCAGATGGAGCTGGGCAAACGGACGGTCTCAGAGTGGGCGCCGATTTTCGACAGCTTCGATTTTCCGTGGTCCCCTGTCTTCGACGGCCAGGACATCGCGAATGACGAGCAGGCGCGAGCCAATGGCTACGTCGTGAGCAAGCAGCACCGCTCCGGGCAGGCCATCAAGGTGATTGCCCCGCCCTTCCAGTTGCGCGGCGTGGATGTCTGCCTGGAGCCCGCGCCGGAGACGGGACAGCACACCGAGGAGGTGATGCTAGAGGCGGGGTTTTCTTGGGATGACATTTCCGCCATCCGCGAAGCCGGAGGGATCTGAGTTTCCTCATGTCCCCGACCGGTGGGCGCTTGCGGTCCCTGGCGCCGGGTCAGGGTCTTTAGCGGCCGGCAGGCCTATCGCCCATGGCTGTCCCGGGCGCCTTGCAGTAGCGAGCGGACGTGCTCGTAGGCGGTGCGGGCCCGGGCCCGGATCTCCTCGAGCGTGCGGCTGCCGATGGGGTGGTCGACGAGCGCAAAACGATACGCGGGCAACCCTAGCGTCGCCGCCATCATGCGGCCGGTGGGCCGAAGGGCCGGGTGTAGATCACCAGCGCTGGCTTCCCCGTTCTCTCGAAGGCGCCGCTTCTGGCGTGCTGAGGGCAGGCTAGAAGAACAGCAGGCCGAGCAACAGGGCGAAGGCTGCCAGGCCGGCCCAGAGGCCGACCGTGATCGAGACGAGGTAGCCGACGCCGGTCAGCGCGAGCCTCGTGCTGCGCGGGGAGCCGAAGAACCAGCCCAGCAGCATCACGTACACCGGGACCATGACGATCCCGAGGATCAGGATGACTCCAACGGGCGCGTGGATCATTCCCCATCAGCCTCCACTTCAACGAGCGGGACTATCCGGCTCATGGCCAGGAAGAACAGGACGAGGATCGAGAAGGCCCCGACGGCGGACGAGAGCTCCACCCAGGAGGGCGTGTAGTGTCCGGGCACAGCCTCGTACAGCTGGAAGACGGGGTACATGAGGCCCTCGACTACGAACAGCGTCTTCTCGAGCAGGGTGGCGGACACGGGAAGGAGGGCGGCGATCACGGTGCGCTCGACGTTGAAGTAGCGGGGGAAGATCATCTGAATCGCCAGGTAGGCGAGGGCCAGGCCAACAAGGCCGAGCGCGAGCCAGTAGAGCGGCTCCTCCATCTTCGCGTGGGTCACCTTCTCGACAGCGGCCGGGGGCGCTACCGAGCCGGTGATGTTCTGCTGGAGTTGCATCCACAGGAACAGCAGGGCAAAGAGCGCCAGCCAGCGCCCCAGGCCGGCGAAGACCTCGTCCGGCAGGATTTCCTCCCAGCGGAAGGCGCGGCGGAAGACGTAGGCCATGATGATCACGGAGCCGAGCGCGGAGCTGAGGGCGATGGTCAGGAACTGCGGCCCCTGCGCGCCGCCGAACCAGCCCGGCTGTCCGGGCATGGTCGCGAAGAGCCAGGGGATCACGCCCCCGTGCAGGAAGAGAGGCGCCAGCACGATCACGGCGAGCGCCAGCCACCAGGCCATGCGCTCGATCTTGTGCTTGTCCTCCGGCCGGTAGCCAAGGAGGAGGGCGGCGTAAACCGGAGCGAACAGCGGCGGCAGGCGGTCGCGCAGGGCATAGAGGTCCGGGCGGATGGTCAGGCCAAGGTAGGTGGCCGTGAGGACGAAGTAGAGCGTGATGACAGTGACGTCCCAGGCCAGCGGCGAGGTCCGGATGGTCTGGGGCAGGTTCGGCAGGACGCTGGTCACGACCCTGTCCGGGCGCCCGATGTGGATGACGATGTACAGCGCGGCGATGGAGAGCGCGATCAGCGTCAGCATCTCGGCCATCCGGGCGACGGGCTTGAAGGCCTCGAGGCCGAAGAGGCGCACGGCCGCGGAGATGATGATGCCGCCATGGGCGATGCCCACCCACCAGATGAAGGAGCCGACGTAGAAGCCCCAGGGGACGCCGCCACCCGTACCCCAGTCGGCGATGCCGGCGACGATCATCCCGTGGCGTAACTGGAACGACCAGGCGTAAGCCCACCAGAGGAGGCCGGCGCCGGCGAGCGCAAGGAGCGCCAGGAACACGGCCGAAGGCCTCTCGAGGATGGGGCGCAGGATGGCGGCCGTGCGCGCGTCGGAGGCGTGCCGCAGGTGCGGGGACCTGCCGTCCGTCCGCGGCGGCGCGCCCGGGACAGCGGTTGCGAATCGGGCTTCGGTGGACATCACTTGCCTCCCGCTAGCCTCCGGAACCATGGTTCCGGCCCTTCGAGCGCGTCGCGTCGACGGTGCACGAGGCCCCAGTCCTCGTACGCCACGGGACCGGGGACTTCCTTGGCTTTCTTGGAGGGCGGCGCGCCGATGTAGATGACGTTCGGTTTCGTGCCAAGGTCTTCCAGCAGGCGGAAGGTCCGCAGGCGGCCGCCTAACTCCTGCCGGCGCCGCTCCAGGTAGAGATTGGGCTCGCTCTGGGGGTCGTTGAGGTCGCCGTAGTGGAGGACGTCGTGCGGGCAGGCGAGGGCGCAGTTGGTGGTGCCCTGCTCGTGGTGGGAGTCCTGCCGCAGCGGACAGAAGGTGCACTTCCCCATCACTCCCCGGGGCGGGTCTCCGACCACGCTGCGGCCGCGGGCATCACGCCGCTCGCCGGTGTAGCCTCCGCCGTTCTTCTTGGGGTCGCCCCACTGGAAGTAGTTCACGCCGTAGGGGCAGGCGACCTGGCAGTAGCGGCAGCCGATGCAGACGTCGTAGTCGGTCAGGACGAGCCCGTCGCTGCGGCGGTGGCGAGCCGTGGTCGGGCAGACCTTGACGCAGGGGGCGTTCGAGCAGTGGTTGCAGAGCCGGGGAAGGAGATGGACGTCGGGCGAGTCCGGCTCCTTGTACGCGAACACGTAGATCCAATGCACGCCGTCCGTGAGGCTGTAGGCCTGCCTGCAGGCGTTGACGCAGAAGAGGCAGCCATCGCACTTCTCGAGGTCGATGACCATCCCCATCTGGCGCTTGCCGCTGGCCTTCGTGCTCTGGTCCGCCGGAGGCGGCGCCGCCTGGTGGCCGCCGTGTGCGCCCCCGTCAGCGGCGGCGCCGGGCAGCCACGCGCCGGCCATCTGGGCCAGGAGCAGGGCCGCCGCGCCGGCCCCGGCCGCCTTCACGGCCGTGCGGCGGGAGACCAGCGCTGGCGTCCCGTCGTCGTCGCCGGGGAGGTCTGCGCCCGCAGGCGACTCCGGGACGGTTATGCGGAATTCGACCAGGTCCTGTGAGGTCTCGGGCTGGCTTGCATCCTCTTCCCCGGAGGGCCTCAGGTCCATGCCGAAGGCGCGCATGTAGGCCGCGTGGTAGGTCTCGTGGAACTGGGCTGGGGACAAGTCGCCGCGCGCCACGCGGAGGGCGTCGCGGGCGACGCGCACGGCCAGGCCGGGGTCAAAACCGACCTCCGCGACGGTGCGCCTCGCTTCGGCCTCCCACGCGGCGTCGAAAACCTCGTCGACGATGTCCGCGGGAGGTCCGCTACTTTCGTCTCGGTTCATGCTTCGTCTCCTCCCCCGCCGGGCCTTTGCGTGGCCTCGATCACTGGCGGGTCGTCGAACCAGGTGACCATCTGGGGCGAAGGCTCATCGTCGCCGTCCCGGGGCAGTTCCAGGCCGCAAACGAAGGCCTCGGCGTCGTCGCCCGCGAGCTGCCCGCGTTGGACCAAGGGCAGGGGGTTCGCGCCCAGGCGTTCGATCTCGGATGCGATGAAGGCGCCGAGGAGGTCAGCAGCCGCGGAGTAGAAGGGGACGTAAAGGCCGGCGAGCTTGCGGGCGAAGGCGGGCAGCCAGCGGCCGGCGTGGTCCTCGAGGAAGGACCTCTGCGCGTCCGCGGCAATCTGGCGCTCCGCCGGCCAGCCTTGCACCGCAGCGTATGCCTCCTTCAGGGCGAGGAAGCTCAGGAACTCGAGTTCCGTGGCGACGAAGTCGGGCAAGCCGCGCCTCTCCTCCGCAACCTGGAGGCCAAAGGCCTTGTAGAAGCCGCAGATGTCTGCGAGCTGCCTGGCCTTGCTGAAGGGGTCGAATTCGTATTCGGTCTCGTGGCCGGAGCACTCGACCTGCCCGGCGAAGAGGCGCGTGTGCTCCCCGGCGAGCCGCGCCGGCCGGGCGTCCCGGCTTCGCGAAGCCGTGGCGAGCGCCGCGGTGGCGTCCTCGAGGGCGAGACCGCGGGCGACGCCATGCTCGAGGACCTCGTCCAGCAGGGAGCGCAGCGCCTGCAAGCCGCGGCGGTCCGGATAGCTGAAGGCCTGGGCGAGCAAGCGGTACATGTCCGCGCGCGCCAGCAGGGCGCGGACCTCGGGGGCCTGCAGGGTGGCGGCGGCGCTCATACCTCAACCTCCAGGGCCACCCAGTTGCTCCACTGTTTGCGCGCGCCGCGATTGCCGGCGGCGCCGTCCCAGGCGGCAACGGCAACCCTCGTTACGTCGCCGGGACGGAGGTTGGCCTTGTTCTCTCCTCCGGCCATGGGCATGGCTATGACGACCGTCCACAGTCCATCGGCGAGGGACCCGCGCCCCTGGGCGCGCTGCTCGGCGTGGCTCGTGAGGGTGCCGAAGCCCTCCGCCACCAGCTCCTCCACGGGCGTGGTGCGCTTGCGGCTGGCCATGGGGTTGTTCAGGTAGAGGGCAGGGTAGTGGGCCCGCGCGCCTTCTTCGCCCATGATCGATTCTGGCGAGACCTCGCTGAAGGCGTTCGGGAAGGCGCGAGCGAGCGAGCGCCCGCCCGTATCGACCTCTGTCTGCCAGCTGGCGCGCCAGTGGAGGATGTGGACCGGCCTACCCGGCTGGCCCATCATCACGTTCGCGTTCTGGCGCGGGTCTACAGGGAGCTCGACGGCCACGGAGTCGCGGAAGCGGCCCATGGCTTCGATGTCATCGACCTCGTCATCGGCCCACTGCAGGTGAAAGGCGATGTCGTTTCCGTCGTGGAGGACGCGGAGGGACAGGCTGAGGATCGTGGGCACCGCGACCCGGGGCGTGGTCATGTTCTGCGCCAGCAGGGGCACCTCCAGGGCAGGCGCCTGGCGCCAGGACGCGTCCGCCGGGTCCAGGGAGACCTTGTTAACCTTGCGCGCGACAATGCGCCTGGCTGGCGGCTGGGCTTCGAGGTCCTCTTTCCCGCCGCTTGCCATCCAGCCGACCGCACCAAGGACCGCCGCGGTCGCGCCGGCGAGCGCCGCGCCTTTCACGAACTCGCGCCGGTTGGGTGATCCGCGCGGGGGCGCTGGCCCGGTCTCGTTGTTCTGACTTGCGTTGCTTGTCATCTCAGTGCCTCCGGTGGTCCCTCCGTCTCAGGTGATGTTGTGCAGGTAGGACTGGCGGACGCTATCGAAATACGTGCGGATGAAGGTCGGTTCGCGCAGAGGGACCTGCACCACCTCCTCGCCCTTGTCGTCGAAGCCGTAGGCGATCTCTCCGTCCACCTTGAAGCGGTGCATGATCCGCTCGGTGGAGCCGAAAAGCATCATTAGCCCCAGCAGGTCCGGGTCGTCTTTCGCCCGGGCGTAGGTCTCGATCGCCTCGTCGGTGCCGGGCCCGAAGAGCTGGCGGGAGTAGTCGCGCGGGGCGTGCATGGGCGGGATGTAGTAGACGTTCGGCTCTGTCCCGGACTGGGGGTACAAGGGCAGCGCGACCTTGCGGACCTTCACGAGAAAGTCGATCGGGTTGTCCTCGACCACCTGTCCGGGCGGGCTGATGAAGCCAGCGATGCGGATGCGGCCGATGCAGGATGTGACGCACTGCGGCTGCTCGCCCTGCTCGATCTTCGGGTAGCAGGCGATGCACTTCTCGCTGGTGCCGGTGGTGTTGTTGAACATCACCTTCTTGTAGGGACAGG
This DNA window, taken from Dehalococcoidia bacterium, encodes the following:
- a CDS encoding amidohydrolase family protein gives rise to the protein MPTGDAPRGGGYMANYGRVYQGSRGGGRTVEDLLASMEEAGVTHAVLQAEWASGDFRTLNEAALRIAHGHPDRFTPFITVNPGDYVDMVEVIKEGHDRGAKGVNLQPFAYRMHAHDKRFYPLYAKCQELGLPVTIHTSINFSNDRSIDYGRPLYLCEIACDFPGLAIVANHGGWPWVTEMVAVAWKHSNVYVEIGAVSPKYIGTPGTGWEPLLLYGNRSLLEDRILFATDSMLPFRRVIEEVRELPLKDETKMKWLGLNAARLLKLEVSG
- a CDS encoding CoA transferase, which produces MSLASAPPLHGVKVIEMASWMMAPSAAAILAAYGADVVKVEPAGGADASRGNRPVGSAGPQIDLSFEAFNGGKRAIQLNIGSQAGRGVLHRILEKSDVFITNVRLSSLEKYGLDPDSLLGRFPALIYALATGYGPKGPDRDRPAFDELAYWARGGIAEALATDDGPPVQLSGAMGDLPSGTALVAGIMMALFRREREGVGGVVDVSLYGAGLWANALRLQRALHAGEGPLRGRSRLYRGNPLYTIYRCRDGKWIQFAMFQAGRFWPLVCRAIDRPDLTEDERFSTPQSLLSNSIAAIQELQMELGKRTVSEWAPIFDSFDFPWSPVFDGQDIANDEQARANGYVVSKQHRSGQAIKVIAPPFQLRGVDVCLEPAPETGQHTEEVMLEAGFSWDDISAIREAGGI
- the nrfD gene encoding NrfD/PsrC family molybdoenzyme membrane anchor subunit, whose amino-acid sequence is MSTEARFATAVPGAPPRTDGRSPHLRHASDARTAAILRPILERPSAVFLALLALAGAGLLWWAYAWSFQLRHGMIVAGIADWGTGGGVPWGFYVGSFIWWVGIAHGGIIISAAVRLFGLEAFKPVARMAEMLTLIALSIAALYIVIHIGRPDRVVTSVLPNLPQTIRTSPLAWDVTVITLYFVLTATYLGLTIRPDLYALRDRLPPLFAPVYAALLLGYRPEDKHKIERMAWWLALAVIVLAPLFLHGGVIPWLFATMPGQPGWFGGAQGPQFLTIALSSALGSVIIMAYVFRRAFRWEEILPDEVFAGLGRWLALFALLFLWMQLQQNITGSVAPPAAVEKVTHAKMEEPLYWLALGLVGLALAYLAIQMIFPRYFNVERTVIAALLPVSATLLEKTLFVVEGLMYPVFQLYEAVPGHYTPSWVELSSAVGAFSILVLFFLAMSRIVPLVEVEADGE
- a CDS encoding 4Fe-4S ferredoxin N-terminal domain-containing protein; translation: MNRDESSGPPADIVDEVFDAAWEAEARRTVAEVGFDPGLAVRVARDALRVARGDLSPAQFHETYHAAYMRAFGMDLRPSGEEDASQPETSQDLVEFRITVPESPAGADLPGDDDGTPALVSRRTAVKAAGAGAAALLLAQMAGAWLPGAAADGGAHGGHQAAPPPADQSTKASGKRQMGMVIDLEKCDGCLFCVNACRQAYSLTDGVHWIYVFAYKEPDSPDVHLLPRLCNHCSNAPCVKVCPTTARHRRSDGLVLTDYDVCIGCRYCQVACPYGVNYFQWGDPKKNGGGYTGERRDARGRSVVGDPPRGVMGKCTFCPLRQDSHHEQGTTNCALACPHDVLHYGDLNDPQSEPNLYLERRRQELGGRLRTFRLLEDLGTKPNVIYIGAPPSKKAKEVPGPVAYEDWGLVHRRRDALEGPEPWFRRLAGGK
- a CDS encoding molecular chaperone TorD family protein — protein: MSAAATLQAPEVRALLARADMYRLLAQAFSYPDRRGLQALRSLLDEVLEHGVARGLALEDATAALATASRSRDARPARLAGEHTRLFAGQVECSGHETEYEFDPFSKARQLADICGFYKAFGLQVAEERRGLPDFVATELEFLSFLALKEAYAAVQGWPAERQIAADAQRSFLEDHAGRWLPAFARKLAGLYVPFYSAAADLLGAFIASEIERLGANPLPLVQRGQLAGDDAEAFVCGLELPRDGDDEPSPQMVTWFDDPPVIEATQRPGGGGDEA
- a CDS encoding ethylbenzene dehydrogenase-related protein, which produces MTSNASQNNETGPAPPRGSPNRREFVKGAALAGATAAVLGAVGWMASGGKEDLEAQPPARRIVARKVNKVSLDPADASWRQAPALEVPLLAQNMTTPRVAVPTILSLSLRVLHDGNDIAFHLQWADDEVDDIEAMGRFRDSVAVELPVDPRQNANVMMGQPGRPVHILHWRASWQTEVDTGGRSLARAFPNAFSEVSPESIMGEEGARAHYPALYLNNPMASRKRTTPVEELVAEGFGTLTSHAEQRAQGRGSLADGLWTVVIAMPMAGGENKANLRPGDVTRVAVAAWDGAAGNRGARKQWSNWVALEVEV